A segment of the Kluyveromyces marxianus DMKU3-1042 DNA, complete genome, chromosome 5 genome:
AAGAGCTCGTCGATGGAGATGATGACTATAACAGAGATGGAAACAGACAAGAGGAAACGAACTTTAACGATAGCCCCGATttatcagaagaagatgacgacgacgacgacgacgatcCGCTGAATGATTACACAGACCAAACTTTTGATCAAACTTTTGATCAAACAGTGGAAACATTAACAGAGCAGGGACAAGATCAAgatcaatatcaatatcaatatcaatatcaatatcaatatcaataccaagaacaagatcaagaaCCACGACACTTGCCAGAAATGCAAACGCAAACTGAATACCACCAAGTCAACACCATCCCAGAAGAACAATCTGAACTCGTAGATACAACCACAGACCTTTTTCCACCCAAACTGACTACTGAGGAAAACAGCAGGCCCGAGTCACCAGCACGCAACTTAGAACAAACCatcaatgaagaaatcttGCTTGAAGTCCTGACTGAAGTCAACTGGGGCGTCAACGACGACTCGAGCTCTTTACTGGAAAAGCTACACTCGAGACTTGCAGACGTTGACTACCAATTCAACAAGAGTCTCTTGCTCCTCCCACAAGGGTTGAAAGAATTGGTGCCCTTCAAAGACCGCGTTTTCAAGGAGTGCGACAAGTTGGACCCCACGTTGTCCCTATTTACCATGGAACTATCCAGTGTTTCTAACGATATTGACTTTGTAGAAAGTCAGCGCAACGGGTTGCAAGTGAGAGTCGCAAACCGTAAACTGTTGTGGAACGAATTGAACGAAATCTTGGATTCCGTTTCCATCAACGAGCAAGCCTTGTGTGAGCTCCTCACTCTACCAGTATCTAAGACAAGCATAGAAAGAATAGAAACTTTGCTATCGAAATTGTACGCTGCTCTAAAGGCAATCGATGGTAGTAAAGACCAGTTTTTGGTGCAACGTGAGGAGTATGACTTGAGTGATATGAGAGCCTTGAGCGAAAGAAGACACGCTTATGAAAGAGTCAAAGAACTCTTCATTGAAAGAATCCAAGAGCAAATGGCACAGAAATACAAGGAAATCGAAAGAGCCACAGACAATACCAAAGATGCACTTGCTAACACTCTAGTATTCTCctctttgattttattcTGCAAAGACGTATCGGCAAACTCTTACGAGAAACTTATCGATATGTGGAACGATAGTGTTTACAAACTCTACGAGAGAAAGACAAATATCCTGCTTTCAAAGATGAGACCCGTTGCTGTAAATCAAAACTCTCAACAATCTCACTTATCGATTAACCAATCTGAACAAGACGCGTTGTTCGACTGGTGGTATACGCTAAGGGTCCGCAAGGCCCCTTACATGGAAAACACAGATTTGAACCCTCAACTAGTGTCTGCCATCAAGGCTACGAAGGAGATGGAATCCATCTGTATTGTCTACCAGAATTTCGCCTCAGCTTTCTTCCATTTATCTTCTAGACATTCGTTTAATGACTTTGTCGACTCTGTGTCGCCAAACGAAAGAGGTTTCATGGACTTACAAAAAATTTGGCCAATGGAATCCGTTAGGAAAAACGCGTcaaacatcaacaaccttGTGTCCAAGATCATGCAAAACCAATTGGTCaagtttttcaaagctGTATACACAGTTGCCGCCAACAACAGGCTCGACAATCCGGCCTTGTTGCTCTACTTAGAAGAGCGAATCAAGGACCTCGAATCCTCGAATCAAGAAGTGTTGAGAAACTATTTGATCAAGGCCTACCAAAGAATCCAGCACGATTTCAGTAGCTACATCGATGAACACTGTGTGTATATCGAGAGAGCTGTGatcaacttcaaatcaAGATCTCTATCGCCATCCATCGTGTCGCTCCCAGTGCTTACCCGTACCGTAGAAAACAGCCTCAAAGCAACTGTAGACTGGTTACACTTGGACCCCAATTTCATGTATGACTCGCACAAGTTCGCAGAACAAGCATATATGAGGATCGCTGACTCAACGCTAAAGCTTCTCACGACGAGTACCACACAAGATGTCAGTAGCGAAATCGTTGTCGACAACATTAACTCGAACTCGACAGAAAAACTCGATGAAACCGTGTCAATCTTGCTAAACGCAAACCTCATCTTAGAGACGCTCCCATTGTTCGACATGGACGTGTTTTCTGATGTGCTTCAAGAGGCAAAGCGTTTATTCGATGCCGAAAAGGAAACCTACTCGGAAATGCTGCTCACTAGCTCCATGCGCGACCTAACAGCGTTTGTCCAGGGGGCCCAAAGTCTGATCAAATCAGGAGCTAATGGTGCCCCAACTGCAAACTCCCATACAGATCCAAAGCAATGGGCAGCTTATAGCGAACAAAACTTAAACAAAATCCTCTCCTCATACACCTCCCGCGAAATCGCAGATATGATCAACCAGTTGTACGCTAACATGGAGTCCCACTTCCTCACAGCAGATTCTACAGCAAACAACGCTACCAAGATTCTCTGTCAGAAACTATGGTCCAACATTCAGGGTAGAACCGTCTCCTTCTACCTATCATTGTACTCATTGATCGAAAGACACTACAAAAACACTAGCattcaattcaacaaaaatgaCATTATTGCTGCATTTGAACACCACAAGTAACTTTAACCAACAAGTACTGTCTTGTATATTCCCCTATATATTAATACATACTCGATACAAGGGCCTAACTAAGCCTTTTCCCCAACCATCTTCCTTGTTGATCCTTCGAAAACCTGGAAAATCCTTTAAATTTGGCGGTAGAACCTCAACTTCAACACTTTCTCTCTTTATTAACACAAAGAAGAACCATAGATCAAAagagtaaaaaaaaagggaacAAAAGGGGGCTCTAGAGAGGCGCTTTTGAATGTGCATGCGGTAGTATGGCCGAGTTGAGTGACCtaagtgatgatgatttggaatCGTTACTCGAAAATAATGTTAATAGAAGCGTAAATGAAACAATAACGCGTCACAGCATACCAGTTCAAAGGGATCTGTTTATGAATGTAATTCCAGGCCAACAGACATTTTATGAGGAACGTACAGTGGATGTGAGTTATGGACCGACACATCATGAACTAAATCACGAGAATTTGGGCACTTACAAGTACCCTACAAACTACGAAGTGCGTCAATATCAGTACGATATTGTGCGATGCGCATTATTTGAGAATGTGCTTTGTGCGATCCCAACGGGTACTGGTAAGACTTTTATTGCCAGTACAGTGATGTTAAATTACTATAGATGGACTAAACGGGCCAAGATTATATTTACTGCACCTACTAGGCCTTTAGTTGCTCAACAGATCAAGGCATGTCTGGGAATTACTGGGATTCCTTATTCAGATACAGCGATTTTGCTTGACAAATCGCGTAAAAATAGGGAGGAGATCTGGCAGCAGAAGCGTGTATTCTTCACAACACCACAGGTTGTAGAGAATGATCTTAAACGTGGTGTGCTTAATCCAAAAGATGTTGTATTGTTGGTTATCGATGAAGCTCATCGGGCGCGAGGAAATTACGCGTATGTGGAATTGACCAAATTTATTGACCGGTTCAACACGAGCTATCGGCTTCTAGCGCTTACTGCTACACCTGCTGCGGATTTGGAAGGTGTGCAAGAGGTGGTAAACAATTTACACATTTCGAAGATCGAGTTGAGGACCGAGGATAGTCTGGATGTAGCGCGATATATGAAACGAAGAGATAGAGAGATGGTGGAGATTTCGTTGATACCAGAGATCGAGGAAGTGGTAGAGCAGCTTGGGATTGCGATTGCGCCGGTGCTTCAGGAGGCAATCCAGCTAGGGATATATGAGAGTTGCGAGCCGCATCAGATCAATGCGTTTGTAGCGATGCAACAGAGCCAGAAAGTGATTTTAAACCCATCGATTCCCGAGGGGCTCAAGTGGAAGAACTTTTTCATATTACAGCTCTTAAGTCAGGTTGGGCATATGTATCGTCGGTTACGGATATATGGATTGAGGGCCTTTTATAACTATTTCCAAAACAAATACACAGAGTTTACTACCAAGTACAatatgaagaaatcaacTAACAAGACTGCGGCCAATTTCTACTATAGTCCGATTTTGAAAACGACGTTGGACAAGTGTAAACAGCGGTTGGATGAAGCTGGATTTTACAGCCACGAAAAGCTGGAATACTTGAACTCAGAGCTAACGGACTTCTTCTCGTGTGCTCCTCCGGACTCGAGAGCGATCATCTTTACCGAGTTAAGAGAGTCTGCATTGGAGATTGTGAAGTCaattgattctttgaatgaGCAATCGTTAAGGCCTCATATTTTCATTGGACAAGCCAAGGGGAAAGAAGGGTTCGATGAAGAGTCTTACGTtaggaagaacaaacccAAGGGTCGTACCAAGGCCGATAGACTACGAAGACTGGAAGAGGAGAAGCAGCTAGAAGAGGCcaaaaagagacaaaaagagcaagaaaagcaagaaagaattgcCAGAAGGACTGGTAGTTCTGAAGAGGCTCAATTGTCGGGGATGAATCAACGACAACAGAAGAAAGTCATTTCCgatttcaagaaaggtGCCTACAACATCTTGGTTTGTACCTCCATCGGTGAAGAAGGTTTAGATATCGGAGAAGTGGACTTGATAGTGTGCTTTGATAGTACGAGTAGTCCGATCAAGAACATTCAGCGTATGGGAAGAACAGGtagaaaaagagatggtAGGATAGTGTTGTTATTCAGCGGAAAcgaaaagttcaagttcGAGCAAGCAATGAATGACTACGAGAATTTGCAAACTGCAATCACGCAAAACGTGTTGGAATACACAAAATCGGACCGGATCCTCCCACCAACAGCCAATCCAGTTtgtgaagaagagtttatTGTGGTGTCGAATGAGAACGATGAATTCAACAAGTTAGATGATTCGGACGAAGTTATCAAATACGCGACACAGGCAATGTTGGgcaaaataaagaaaaaaactgacaaagaaacaaaaccCAAGGCCACGGCCAAGACCAAGACCAAGTCCAAAGCCAAGTCCCAGAGCAAAGAGAAGACATTTTTCATGCCTGATAACGTCACTGAAGGTTTCACTTCCGCTTCCAATTTGTTAAACAAGTTTACCATAAACGAGTTTGGAGAAAAGGTCAGTATTGGGCCAGCAAAACTGGGTAATGATGTCGTTAAAAAGCCCAAGACAGAATGGAATATGTTGGATGAGATAGAGTACGACTCCATTGAGGTGTCTCCAGCCAAAAGTAACGTGGAGCCCAGCCAAAAACCCAAGGACGCCGGTGCGCCAGCGTTAACCTCACAACTGGCTGCCATCAACGGCGGTATCCTAACCCCAGACGAGACCACAAACCAGATCCAATCAGCCTCCTCTTCGCTGTCACGCACCCGTTTCGATTCGGACTCCGTAACTGAGtcaatgccaatgccaatgtCAATGTCAGAGTCGCCTAACGAGCCTGATTCCTCTCACGTGACCGAACCCGTCCTGAAACGGCTGAAGCTTGCCAGTGAGCAAAAAGAACACTACCACGGACAGCCACTTGTCTCACACTACACCACCGGGGACCCATTGTCCCCGCAAGAACGCAAGCATTTCTTAAAAAACTACGTACCGGACAGAATCCAGTGGAGCATCGCCCCACAAATCTCGCATCCCAAGACCTCAAAACTACCACATACACCCAAAATACAAACTATCCTTGACACATTCACAGACATGCGCACAgacaagagagaaaaaatcATCGACATGAACAGAACAAACGCTCTAGCAAGAAGCGTAGGCTACAACCGCAGCGTCGGCATGGAACTCGAGGTAATGTTACCGTCAATTATCGTTCCAAATCCTCCACCATCAAATACCCAAAACTCCGATTCTAGGGGCCATTCCCTCGGCAAGTCCTCAGACATTGATACGCTCGGTGATGtccttgatgaagaaggtcTCTCGGACTTATTGGATGATTAAATACCGGTACCATGCATGCTAGTAGCCAGCCCTATTATAAATATACTAAtactactagtactactattactattactattacaTAAAGACATATATGAAAAGATGAAgtgaaaaaagaaacgttcACTCTATACAAATTTTTCGAAAGTATCTGTCTTATTCTTTAACGTTTAATCACCActttttttaatgaagAGATTACAGATAGGAAAAGGGTTCCTTTTGGAGCTTCAGAAACCATCCTTATGCACGGGAAATACGCATATCAGTGAGGATTCGTCCGAGATTGTGTTTTTGCTggttgaaattttttttaaccATGACCTTCTCCTCATAGTGTATTGTGTCTTTTATATTACACATGTGCTATGTAGGGAATTTTTGGGAACTGTTTATTACATATCTCTGCGGCAGCAATGCCCTGGGGAACCCTTTTTTATGTGTGTAGAGTAGTGTGTGAGCCCTGAGCCCGGGAGGAGTAATCATCCTGGGCCTCTCGCAGTCTTTTTTGGGCAGCAAGCAAACCTTAGTCGTCCACGTGATACTAAATGGATTTTGTTACCCGAACTCTGTATTATGTGATTAGTTGTCCGGGTAAATACACACGTGATCTATACGTAACggggaaaaaagaaacgcGTGAAAAATCCTGGCCCATCGAATTATACAACGAGCCAGCTCGCACCTTTAGCTACAC
Coding sequences within it:
- the SEC3 gene encoding GTP-Rho binding exocyst subunit SEC3, with the translated sequence MLRKISHSRENSASHKRKSSLGGTPPVSGHKRNTSRSSNSSVNSNFLAEQYDRDRTAIINSCFQKIDPRTGSPVSSYITHVRIIEDSRFPSSRPAANSPLENKKKRVLIISSSSGSSSGGSRMQLHKARENSNGSFQIGRTWDLTELESVERDLEVAQGFTVVMGKKYYWETNSAKERTVFIKSLVSIFMENSGGRVPRLINWDLAMFYLDETSYERAVIVPKPKSKAKPQTQAQQPSVAPAAKAAAVKAATRPADGPRPSVSQKAQNNIPAPASVPLPLPGGPGPGPGPGPGPASSGRQGLPTAPPVRSTRSSGTSGVSGGSGTGSVTPGTPGTPGTPGSPKKATFSSQPYAQSASINDAERQLHYNKISQEKNQNQYQNADQQNTAKGYAQTSPQNPQFQLQTPTAPSSPSHSPPVSRSPSRPVSYASSDADSNNKNVLQELDAMLHASPLKTVDFRHRASSYHEAEELVDGDDDYNRDGNRQEETNFNDSPDLSEEDDDDDDDDPLNDYTDQTFDQTFDQTVETLTEQGQDQDQYQYQYQYQYQYQYQEQDQEPRHLPEMQTQTEYHQVNTIPEEQSELVDTTTDLFPPKLTTEENSRPESPARNLEQTINEEILLEVLTEVNWGVNDDSSSLLEKLHSRLADVDYQFNKSLLLLPQGLKELVPFKDRVFKECDKLDPTLSLFTMELSSVSNDIDFVESQRNGLQVRVANRKLLWNELNEILDSVSINEQALCELLTLPVSKTSIERIETLLSKLYAALKAIDGSKDQFLVQREEYDLSDMRALSERRHAYERVKELFIERIQEQMAQKYKEIERATDNTKDALANTLVFSSLILFCKDVSANSYEKLIDMWNDSVYKLYERKTNILLSKMRPVAVNQNSQQSHLSINQSEQDALFDWWYTLRVRKAPYMENTDLNPQLVSAIKATKEMESICIVYQNFASAFFHLSSRHSFNDFVDSVSPNERGFMDLQKIWPMESVRKNASNINNLVSKIMQNQLVKFFKAVYTVAANNRLDNPALLLYLEERIKDLESSNQEVLRNYLIKAYQRIQHDFSSYIDEHCVYIERAVINFKSRSLSPSIVSLPVLTRTVENSLKATVDWLHLDPNFMYDSHKFAEQAYMRIADSTLKLLTTSTTQDVSSEIVVDNINSNSTEKLDETVSILLNANLILETLPLFDMDVFSDVLQEAKRLFDAEKETYSEMLLTSSMRDLTAFVQGAQSLIKSGANGAPTANSHTDPKQWAAYSEQNLNKILSSYTSREIADMINQLYANMESHFLTADSTANNATKILCQKLWSNIQGRTVSFYLSLYSLIERHYKNTSIQFNKNDIIAAFEHHK
- the MPH1 gene encoding 3'-5' DNA helicase, which translates into the protein MAELSDLSDDDLESLLENNVNRSVNETITRHSIPVQRDLFMNVIPGQQTFYEERTVDVSYGPTHHELNHENLGTYKYPTNYEVRQYQYDIVRCALFENVLCAIPTGTGKTFIASTVMLNYYRWTKRAKIIFTAPTRPLVAQQIKACLGITGIPYSDTAILLDKSRKNREEIWQQKRVFFTTPQVVENDLKRGVLNPKDVVLLVIDEAHRARGNYAYVELTKFIDRFNTSYRLLALTATPAADLEGVQEVVNNLHISKIELRTEDSLDVARYMKRRDREMVEISLIPEIEEVVEQLGIAIAPVLQEAIQLGIYESCEPHQINAFVAMQQSQKVILNPSIPEGLKWKNFFILQLLSQVGHMYRRLRIYGLRAFYNYFQNKYTEFTTKYNMKKSTNKTAANFYYSPILKTTLDKCKQRLDEAGFYSHEKLEYLNSELTDFFSCAPPDSRAIIFTELRESALEIVKSIDSLNEQSLRPHIFIGQAKGKEGFDEESYVRKNKPKGRTKADRLRRLEEEKQLEEAKKRQKEQEKQERIARRTGSSEEAQLSGMNQRQQKKVISDFKKGAYNILVCTSIGEEGLDIGEVDLIVCFDSTSSPIKNIQRMGRTGRKRDGRIVLLFSGNEKFKFEQAMNDYENLQTAITQNVLEYTKSDRILPPTANPVCEEEFIVVSNENDEFNKLDDSDEVIKYATQAMLGKIKKKTDKETKPKATAKTKTKSKAKSQSKEKTFFMPDNVTEGFTSASNLLNKFTINEFGEKVSIGPAKLGNDVVKKPKTEWNMLDEIEYDSIEVSPAKSNVEPSQKPKDAGAPALTSQLAAINGGILTPDETTNQIQSASSSLSRTRFDSDSVTESMPMPMSMSESPNEPDSSHVTEPVLKRLKLASEQKEHYHGQPLVSHYTTGDPLSPQERKHFLKNYVPDRIQWSIAPQISHPKTSKLPHTPKIQTILDTFTDMRTDKREKIIDMNRTNALARSVGYNRSVGMELEVMLPSIIVPNPPPSNTQNSDSRGHSLGKSSDIDTLGDVLDEEGLSDLLDD